In one window of Candidatus Zixiibacteriota bacterium DNA:
- a CDS encoding SAM-dependent DNA methyltransferase: protein MSKDSSNIVQKLWNYCQVLRDDGLGYGDYVEQLTYLLFLKMADEQTKKPYNKKSNIPKKYNWQSLQKLDGDKLETHYRRLLEALAKESGMLGAIFRKSQNKIQDPAKLKRLIMLINEEDWFGLTTDVKGELYEGLLEKNAQDIKSGAGQYFTPRPLIKAMVAVMKPKPGQTIHDPACGTGGFLLAVYEYLTSSSNYKLDKKQLTFLRNKALSGSDIVDGVVRLCLMNLYLHGIGGNGVPIETDDSLLSKPAIEYDMVLTNPPFGKKSSITITNHNGKANKQSLTYEREDFWATTSNKQLNFLQHVKSILDIKGKAAIVVPDNVLFEGGAGETVRKKMLAAFDVHTLLRLPTGLFYAQGVKANVLFFDKKPASEKPWTEKLWIYDLRTNKHFTLKTSPLSYEDLQDFIKCYNADNRHDRKETDRFKSFTYDELIKRDKVSLDIFWLKDESLEDTDNLPEPKVIAQEITENLKAALEQFSSIYEDLAEK, encoded by the coding sequence ATGTCAAAAGACTCATCAAATATCGTTCAGAAGCTTTGGAACTATTGCCAAGTATTGCGCGATGATGGTTTAGGCTACGGTGATTATGTTGAGCAACTAACCTACCTGCTCTTTTTAAAAATGGCTGATGAGCAAACCAAAAAGCCATATAATAAGAAATCAAATATTCCTAAAAAATATAATTGGCAAAGCCTGCAAAAATTAGATGGTGATAAATTGGAAACTCACTACCGCCGCTTACTGGAAGCTCTTGCTAAAGAATCCGGTATGCTGGGCGCTATATTCAGAAAATCCCAGAATAAGATTCAAGACCCCGCCAAGCTTAAAAGACTTATAATGCTTATAAATGAAGAAGACTGGTTCGGTTTAACTACTGATGTTAAGGGCGAACTATATGAGGGGCTATTAGAGAAAAATGCTCAGGATATAAAAAGCGGCGCCGGCCAGTATTTTACTCCAAGACCATTAATAAAGGCAATGGTTGCGGTAATGAAACCCAAACCTGGCCAGACAATCCATGACCCCGCCTGCGGTACCGGCGGTTTCCTTCTGGCAGTTTATGAATACTTAACCAGTTCCAGCAACTATAAACTTGATAAAAAGCAATTGACGTTTTTAAGAAATAAGGCCTTAAGCGGTAGTGATATTGTCGATGGAGTTGTTCGGCTTTGCTTAATGAATTTATACCTTCATGGCATTGGCGGAAACGGCGTTCCTATTGAAACCGATGATTCGCTTTTGTCTAAACCAGCTATTGAATATGATATGGTCTTAACTAATCCGCCCTTTGGCAAAAAAAGCAGTATTACCATTACTAACCACAATGGCAAAGCTAATAAACAATCTCTGACCTACGAGCGTGAAGATTTCTGGGCAACAACCTCGAATAAACAGCTTAATTTCCTTCAGCATGTGAAATCTATCCTTGATATAAAGGGCAAAGCGGCAATAGTTGTGCCCGATAATGTTCTATTTGAAGGCGGCGCAGGTGAAACTGTAAGAAAGAAAATGCTGGCGGCTTTTGATGTGCATACTTTGCTGCGTTTGCCTACCGGTCTGTTTTATGCGCAGGGTGTAAAAGCCAACGTATTGTTTTTCGATAAAAAACCAGCCAGCGAAAAGCCCTGGACAGAAAAGCTCTGGATTTATGATTTAAGAACCAATAAGCATTTTACATTGAAAACAAGCCCCCTAAGCTATGAGGATTTACAGGATTTCATTAAATGTTATAATGCTGATAATCGTCATGATAGAAAAGAAACCGACAGGTTTAAATCTTTCACTTATGATGAGCTTATCAAGCGCGACAAAGTAAGCCTTGATATATTCTGGCTAAAAGATGAAAGCCTTGAGGACACCGACAACCTACCCGAACCGAAAGTCATAGCTCAGGAAATAACCGAAAACCTTAAAGCCGCCTTAGAGCAGTTTTCAAGTATCTATGAGGATTTAGCAGAGAAATGA